A segment of the Lolium perenne isolate Kyuss_39 chromosome 3, Kyuss_2.0, whole genome shotgun sequence genome:
attcattgatatatttcatatttagagatgttacttatgttatttcatctattttgcatgtttcatgattattggaggatcattcaccggagtcaggattctgctggaaaaagcaccgtcagaatgcaatatttctggagatcaataattgacggaaattacaccgaagatcttattcttccagaagaatgagccagccaaaaggaggagccgtggagggccgccatgggccccccataggccggcgcgggccctggcctggccgcgccgccttgtggggagggggcccacagcccccttcggccgcctctctttcgcgtacttcttctccccgaaaacctaagctccggagaATAATCACGAAGAGacatagccgcctctgcggggcggaaaacaccagagagaaaagagctctccggcaggctgaaatccgccgggaaattccctcaCGGAGGGGgggaatcgacgccatcgtcaccaccatcgatctggacttcattgggatcatcatcaccatcatctccaccacccgtcaccgtcatctccaccgctgcacctcgtcaccgctgtaacatctagagttgaatcttgattgtttggtaggggaaactctcccggtattgattactccttgttattgatgctattgcattgagtgaaactattgaaccaaggtttatgttcagattgttattcatcataatatcacctctgatcatgttccatatgatatctcgtgagtagttcgtttagttcttgaggacatgggtgaagtctaaatgttagtagtgaactatgttgattaatattcaatggtttgatatttaagttgtggtgttattcttctagtggtgtcatgtgaacgtcgactacatgatacttcacctttatgggcctaggggaatgcatcttgtattcgtttgctaattgcagggttgccggagtgacagcaacctgaacccccgttggtatatcgatgcaggagggatagcaggatctcagagtttaaggctgtggttagatttatcttaattactttcttgtatttgcggatgcttgcaaggggtataatcacaagtatgtattagtcctaggaagggcggtgtattagcataggttcatccacacaacacttatcaaaacaatgaagattaatcaactatatgaagcgaaagcactagactaaattcctgtgtgtcctcaagaacgtttggtcattataagtaaacaaaccgggttgtcctttgtgctaaaaaggattgggctactcgctgcaactattactctcgcattttatttacttgtactttatttatctgcaatatcaaaaccccctgaatacttgtctgtgagcatttacagtgaatccttcatcgaaactgcttgtcaacaccttctgctcctcgttgggtcatCAGCTAGTCATTGCCATAATCAATGAGTAAATGTTGGTTATGATTATGTCGTTTGAACTATGTTTACTGTCGTTGACGATGTTCTGGTAGTTAGCATCGTATGAACAAAGTAATTTTGACTATGTTGGTCGTTTAGTATGATATAGCTTATAGTATAGTCTTGTTAAGGGCCGATATCATCACTACTTTAGTATCTTGCAAGAATAAAACAGCTCACCAAATGACATGTTTCTTCTTCTCCCATAGTGCTTTGTGTGAACCAAGCCATGTGCAGAAACAGGCCCAAACATATGGACGGGTCAAGATCCTACTTTTCCCCATGATCTGGTTGCCACTGATCTTGCTATGCAGTTTGGTTAATAGAATACATATTTGAATCTTAAAAAATAGTTCAATTAATCCTATCGAAGAGCCTTCTTAAACACTAAATTTAATTGACGCAAAGCACTCCTCAAATAAAACCATGTGATCTGCTATAGTAcacttgacgtgggcattacccttcgggtaattgTTAATGCCCTATCcttacggcccaactggaggcccatgaagacacccggtggcaaggtgggccactatgtcggtgccgaagaagattccttgaagaacaagacgaagagaCGAATCaaacaaggaaagtctagaactagggtcctttgtaacctagtcgtacccggacagatctcttaaGACCTGGcaccctatataagggccaggagaggggctgccgagggacacgatcaatcttagcagttttagccaccataagtccagagctaggttcccgtagaacttagcctctcgacgagatcacagccgaaaccttcgacaccccattgtaacccgatattttcataatcaagatcagacaggcaggatgtaagggttttacctcatcgagggtcccgaacctgggtaaatcgttttccccgcttgtctgttaaccgatgtctcgtgtcagcctacaggattccatcaaccctaagccccaaacggagggcattgccgaggagtacactCGACAACAGTAGAATCACTGCCTACCCTCGATAAGAGAGTGAATCAAATATCTGATTACAAATGCAGATGGTAGAGGCCTATTTGTAATGTACCACTGCTGGCAAATATAAAACTACAACAGGATTTAGGAAGTTAGCATTTTTTTTTTAACGAATGGAACCTGTATATTACTCAAAAATCAAGGATTACAACATGGCTAGCGGCATGAGCATAAATCCACAGTGAATACAAACATGCTTTGGTACATCGTATACTCCAAGGTCTCGCGCCTGAACCGAGGTCTTATTCGGGTGGCATCTCCGAAAATAATTCCACATCATTCCCTTGGTCTGTTAGGAGTTTGAGCGATCTCGGAACCGGCTGGACACTGACCTCAACCAGCCCTTCCAGAACCTGCACGACCATCGCCATGGATGGCCTAGCGCTCTCGTCGTCTTGGATGCACCAGCACGCGACCTTGCAGACCCTTTCCACCTCAGCCAAGTCCACTTGGGTGCCTAGCCGGATGTCCACGACGCCGTCCAACTCGCCTTCAGCTAGCATCGTCGCGGCCAATAACGGGAAGAAATCCACCGTGTTGTCCTGTCGCTGCCTCGCGTTCCTCCTGCCCGACACGATCTCGAAAAGCATCATGCCGTAGCTGTAAACGTCCGCCTTGGTGGTGATGGCCGTGCCGGTTATCCACTCCGGCGCGAGGTACCCGACCGTGCCCCTCATCGTCGTCAGCACACGGCTGAAGTCGCGGCCCATGAGCTTCGCGAGACCAAAGTCCGCCACCTTCGCGACGAGCGCGTTGTCCAGGAGGATGTTCTCGGGCTTGATGTCACAGTGTATGATGCAGTCTCTGCATTTCTCGTGCAAATAGTGCAATCCCCTCGCTATACCCAGAGCGATCTGATACCTCGTCTCCCAGCTCAGGACGACGCCATGGCCGGAGCTAGACCCGAAGAGGTCCCTGTCCAAGGAGCCGTTGGGCATGTGCTCGTAGACGAGCAGCCTCCGTGTCCCCTCGGAGCAGAACCCGAGGAGCCGGATGAGGTTGACGTGCTGGATCGTGCCAATGGTGCTCACCTCCGCGCGGAACTGCTTCTCGCCCTGACGGACACCCTCGAGCTTCTTCACGGCAACGAGCGTCCCAGTAGCGTCCGTGAGTGAACCTTTGAACACCGACCCGAAGCCGCCACCGCCGAGCTTCTCGGAAAACTTTTTGGTCATAGACTGCATGTCGCGGTATGTGAATGCCATCATGGAACCTTCGACCCTCCGAAGGGCCTTCACCCTTCTGCTTCTCAGAATGAACACCGCTACGAGCGCAATAACAGTGATCGCAGCCACAACCGCGGCGGCGACAACACCAACTATCAGTTTCTTCTTGTTCCCGGTGCTAGTGAACTCAGATGCAGCCAGGCGGATCAGAATGGTGCCGTCTCCATTACCAATGCTGCTCATGTCTCGAAGGTTGATGAGGCCGTCGTGCCAGAGCCAGCAGCTGCCGCTGTAAGAGTAAGCGGTGCATGAGCAGTTCCCGAGACACGCGAGCTCGCAGTCGCGAGCATTTTGTGCAGCCACCACATCCTGCCCATCGCTCGGCAGCTTCACGTTTGGCATCACGTAGAACCTGTCTTTCTTCCCCTTCTGCGTTCCGCCTTGGAGGCCGCACTGCTGCAGCGCCGTGTTCCTGGAACAACCTTCCGTGTGATCGCCTTCCAGCCACGCTTGCAGCCGCCGCTCCCGGAAGCCGCGGAGGCACCTGCATGACGGCTGCGAGCTGTCGACGCACACACTGAAGGGCCCGCAAAGAGAGTAGACATCGCACTGCGCCTTGGGCTGCGACCAGAAGAGTGTCCACTCGCCGGCGGACTCCACCCACGTCGTGAACCTTATCTGCCCCGTCACGTCCACCTGAAACCGCATCAGAATTGAGTCGTCTGTGATCTCATAGGTGAAGTAGCTCCCGTTGGCGCCATTGACGTAGTCGAATCGATACAGCGAGTGGGCATAGGCGTCGCTGGATATCATCTCCGGCACGGCTGTGAAGCTTCTTCCGGTCCAGTTGCCAGTGGTCCAGTACTGCTGGGTACTATTCCACATGAGCAAGTATTGGCTCGTGCCATTTGGGTCCAATACAATGGAGAACGGCCCTGGAGCTGGATCATTGTAAGTCTTCCATGCCACTAGACGTGTGCTCCCGTCGGTGAGCTTGCCCCGGCCAAGCTTTCCGCCAGGGAGCCATGTGTCGCCTAAGTGGTCGAAGCTCTGCCACAGCACGACGGAGGTATTTGACGCGAGTGCCAGGACAAGGTTGCCAGTGTCAAGGATGACGCCAACCGTTTGGCCTGAGGCGATGCTGCTTATGTTGGTAGACCAGATTGCCGATCTTGAATTGTTGGCTATGACCATGTTGCCATTGCTTGATATGGTCAGCCGTGACGACTGTGGACTAGAGATCGGAGAGTCCCTGTTTGCAACCCAGACTGGTGTTTTCTTTGAAATTTTGTTGTACCATATGCCTATGTACCAATACGTTGAGTTATCTGTTCACATAAAGGAAACTTTTAGGCAAAGATGGGGTTATGAAATTCTTCTAGGAGCATCAATTTCTAAGGGAATTGAGAAATTCTTGTTTTTAAGTCTAGAATGTAAGATTATGTATGTGTGGTCGTCTTTTTATTTTTGATAAAGGGTGTTTTATTACTTAAACTTAGTAACTGAAGAAATCTCAAAAGTAAATTTTCGTAGGACCAACGGTTCAGAGaattcacacactatgttagcgcaCAAAAAATATTTGAAAAAACCTGAAGTGAGGCCCAGTTAAACCCTTTTTTATAGCTACCAACACAGCTAAAGGTTGAATTTTTTATGTTTGCTCCGTTGTGCAAGGAAAAAAGGTCAAATGAAATAACAACAACACTGAGTGCCTTTGTTGATACCTGGCTGGAAAAATCCCAACGCGAACTTGCCACTCTTGGAGACAAGCGGCTCCTGGCTGACGGACAACGGCTGGTCGACGGACAACGTATCTGCTGCACCGGCGCGTAGCGGGGCTCCTTGCAGAGCAACCAAAGCAATGACGAACAGAACGTAAATGGATGCAGGGGAGAGGGGTGTCATGGAACTCGCCATTGCTGTAGCCCCCAAGAGACGAGAATTTTGCGTAGCAGATACGAGCTGTAATTATACATTAGATGTTGTGGAAAAGTAGAACGAAAGCGAGATGCCCGAAAAGCAGTTCGATCGAGGAAAACATAGCAGCCAGTATGGTGCGAAATTCTCGAGTCGCACCTTCCTGTTTTCTCTTCTGGCCCAGAAGTATTTTATGGAACAAAGCTAGGCGAATCTCTGTCTCGAAGTGACTTCTGTATGGAACGCTGAAATCTCGAAGTTCAGTCCTGACCTGGCAAGTTTTCCGTGATGTTTTAATCTAGAAGGGTTTCGTGAAGTTGGAAGAGTCATGGAACAACGAGTGGCTGTCTCTTTCTGAACGAAACTTCGGTAGACCAGTGAGCAGGAGATTTTAATTTCTGTAAGACCGTAGTTGTAACGACAATAAAAAACGTAGAATTATTTTAGAGGATTGGATCCCTGCAGGAAAACTGTCTACGGTATATTACCGCCCAAAGGTATCACCAAGATTTTTCATGTAAGTATTTTCTACGGTAACTTACCTACCGAACCGAGGAATACCTCACCAACATTGGCATAAAATCCCTATGGTATGGAAAGTCTATAGAAAACAGTGTTTAGAGTTGTAGATTTTTGTGGTTCCTGCCCCATTTGTCTTATGGATCAGTACCCATTTAATTTTACAATTTTACGGTGGTTGGGATTTTTAGGAACCGTCCAACGTAGTCAATCCAACAGTGGAAAAAATAGTAGTACTTGAAAGTACCGGAAAATAAGTAGTGGAAAGTACTAAtttattattttatttttagAAGGGTACATGGGTCATTTTAGTTTCATGGCCCCACCTGTCTATCTCTCTCTTAAGTTTGACCCTCTCTCTCACAACCAGTCCACACTGACTCGATTCCTTCGAATCGCCGGCGACGACTAaaccgcccgccgccgccaccattgGGAGGCGATCCCGGGGCAGGAAGCTTCCTTTCTTCAAGCGCCGGCCTCTTCAAGGGTCTCCGCGCGAGTCCATCCTTGCACCAGTCCCCCATCAGAGCCCCCTCCGAAGATGTCGCACCCGCCACAGACGACACTGCCCCACCTCCTCCTTCTGGTCCCTCGCCGCCCCTCCCGCTCCGCCTGCCTTGGACATTCCAAGGACTGCTGCCGACGCTGAGGTGCGGTCGatagaggaggcggcggcgatgcGGCACCGGCCGATGGCGGTCGTTGCAACTGGAGGAGCGGATGGGGACGCTTTCAACGAGTGCCAGTCGCGGCTCGCCGCGCTTAGGGACGCCAATCTGGGCCTCCGTAAGGATACTATTCGCGGTGGGAAAAGGTCGGCGACGGAGGCCTTGGTGCCGGAGCAGTTTCTCTGCCCCATCTCGTCCGAGATCATGAGGGATCCTGTCGTCCTTTTGTTTGGCAAGGTATGCGAGCACCTGAAACCTCAATTATTAATGTCACATTGTGCTTAATTAGTACGGAGTATATTTATGCAAGAACTTGGAGCCTCAATTGTTAATCCGCCGCCAGGAGGGCTCGCTCAGGGTCATCTTCTTCTGCATTCGCGCTGACCTGCCTCGGGAACCTTGGTAACATGTGCAACCGGAGCTCCACAAGGACAGGTGCTACACGAACCATCTGAAGTGAAACTTTGATGCCATGCTTGCTGTGTCTTTGATCACAGTACTGCTTATTGCTCTAGTTGGTAGATGAGGGACCATGCAATTCAGATTTCTTTACAGAATGTACATGCCACTTTTTCTTGTCTCAATTTTGTCACTAGGTTGAGCTTAGAGAGAGCAAGTGACTTCAGCATCGCCGCTTCCCTAGTATTCACTCCCAAGTATAGCAATGTGTAGCAAGCTTACTGCTCATAGAGCTGATTTGACTCCCAAGTGCTACTTACCTATGCTAGTTAAAAAAAATGTCAGCTAATTCTAAGTGTTTGCGGAGAAGTTAGAACCCAAAATAAATAAAATTTTCTTAGTTGTGCTGTTGAGGTTGATGGTACTACATAAACCAAACGAATCTGAAAAATATTCAACTAAGTTGAGTTTACTGGAACATAAGTAGTTAGCTAGGTAATATTAGTTGGTTTGAACCAATAATGACATGATATATATGGTCAGCTGAGTACTAAATTGAGTGCTATAAATTTTCATAGGTAAAACTAATTCTAAGATATATTGTGTTCGGGAGCTTCAAGAAATACTTAAAAAACACTTGATGTCATGAGTGAAGGTCCAGAGCATGTCGACCAAATGATGCGAGCTGTTAAAGGgtgaaagaaattttattgtacattatCAGGAATGGTCCACCCTCATATGATAGTTATGATTATGATGGCATGAGTGAAAAGGTAGCTTACGTTGCCAATTTTCTACATATTTTACAAAGTTTTTCACGACATTACTTTTATGTTGATCGTAATACTCTTTTAGGCTTTTGGAAAGGATCAGTTGAACGCAGATCCATGGGGGTGGCTGACGACTGGGACATGGGATAAGATGGCTCATCACCATGGACGGAGCAACCTGAAGTGAACACTCAAAAGAAGGCATTGGATTTTAGCAGCGCCGACGAGCACACGAGGGCATAGTCTCTAATCTTGTTTACAAAAACTGTAGTTCAACCACTCATATATGGTTTCATCTTTGTTCAGTTACCCTACGCAGTATTCTCTCCTCTTATTTATGTGATTGCAGATGATATATGCATGGGtgctattttttatttttattttaagaAAAGTGGGTGCTAATGGTTTAAACTTCGAGAGCAGGTGAATGCTAGATTGTTTTCTTAACATCTATGTCTGGCATGTATTTTTCGTTCTCTTATTTGGAAGGTGTCTCCAATGTATTGGCCTATTTTCATCAGAACTCTGGAACTCAACCGCATATATGTCACACTTGGAATTACAGTATATATGGGACTATGACGGAAATTCAAAATGGAACTCGGGTTCAGATGCTCCCTATAATTGGACCAATCGGTTGCTGCCAGATTGGTGTTCGCAGGTGTATTTCCTGCAGTATTTTCAGGTGCAGACAGAATTAGAAACAGTGGGATGCCCCACAACCAGCCCGCATTTATGGCATTGTTGCCCGTTGCAAAGGTTCCATTTCAAATGACAAAGTTTTTCTCCTAATAAAAGAAGGTGAAAATGACACAGAAACATAAAGGGAGATCTGAAGTGCATTGGCATTCAGAAATTCGTACTGTCAAACAATGTACCACCTAAATGACATCGTTCTcctaaagaaaaagaaaaaaaaggtgaAAATGACACAGTAATGGGGAAGAGATATATGTAGTTGAGTGCATTGACAGCAACAAATCCTTACCATGCTCTCAAAATATATTGTTAACCCACCTCCAACAATTAAGTGTAGCTCAGCATATAGACGACAAAGGCACTGGTTCCTTACATGGCAGCCTGGGGAAATCATTGTTCCAGCCACCTTCAAGGATACATGTAGCTAGCATATATGTGAAATTAATCCGTAACAGTAATATCATTAGGGATTTGAAGCAACATGATTATATCATCACCCTTGTTGATGATATACGAGGTAAAAGAACACGTGCGTTATCTGATTGAATATTGTGACATtcttgcaaaatacaaaattcagCATAATATTACATGTACATCAATATAACCAGATGTTAAATGACTCTTTCTCTGTTCTTGCAGGACATGAAATGTGTATTACAAGTTAGCTTTCCTCTAAAAGCATTGCAATCTACTTTATGTATTATTGAAACAAACCAGTCTAATACTAATGGCACTGTCGTAGTGTAGCAGATAAACTGAAGTATGAACACACCACACCATTTATCAGTTGTCGCCAATTGGCTTGGGAGGGCGTCTCTCTATTGGAACTACTTGTGCAGCACGGTCCTGTTTGGTCTTTGCAATGTCGGTATATATAACTTACCCGTTCAGTACCTGTTACACAATTTAGCATCATATACCTTGACAAGATATGTGAACACTCATGATTATTAAAAAAAAATACCTAGTACAAAGCCCAAAGTGTAGAGAGCTGTAATTAACAAGGTTCTGCCAGATTGTTGTCCTGCCCAGCTCCCATCCTAGAGTAAATGATATTGAAAATAGCATGTGATTTATACAGGCCTTACATGATAATTGTCATATTACAAAACAAATAAAATTATAACTTGCAATTGCGTGATAACTCGAAGATACGTCTCTTAAACAAATCATcccattcgcaaaaaaaaaagttacTTCCCGCATGGTCGCTAAAATGGTAAACCAATGGTAAACTTCAAATGCTAAATTCTCGATAATACGTATCATTCTACGGAATAAATTAATTAATGGTAAATGTTAAGAGAACTATTAAATAATCAACAGTTATGATGATGTGGAGAAATATTTTCTATAAAAATGTGGAAAAAGAGTCTCCCATAACTGAGAATAAATTAATTAATGGTAAATGTTAAGAATACTATTATAGAATATTGCGCACGAGAAACTTGAGATCCACTGCTGTCGAATAACCAATAATTGTGATCAACATCAGGTTCCCAACATGCCTGACAAAC
Coding sequences within it:
- the LOC127345158 gene encoding G-type lectin S-receptor-like serine/threonine-protein kinase At2g19130, yielding MASSMTPLSPASIYVLFVIALVALQGAPLRAGAADTLSVDQPLSVSQEPLVSKSGKFALGFFQPDNSTYWYIGIWYNKISKKTPVWVANRDSPISSPQSSRLTISSNGNMVIANNSRSAIWSTNISSIASGQTVGVILDTGNLVLALASNTSVVLWQSFDHLGDTWLPGGKLGRGKLTDGSTRLVAWKTYNDPAPGPFSIVLDPNGTSQYLLMWNSTQQYWTTGNWTGRSFTAVPEMISSDAYAHSLYRFDYVNGANGSYFTYEITDDSILMRFQVDVTGQIRFTTWVESAGEWTLFWSQPKAQCDVYSLCGPFSVCVDSSQPSCRCLRGFRERRLQAWLEGDHTEGCSRNTALQQCGLQGGTQKGKKDRFYVMPNVKLPSDGQDVVAAQNARDCELACLGNCSCTAYSYSGSCWLWHDGLINLRDMSSIGNGDGTILIRLAASEFTSTGNKKKLIVGVVAAAVVAAITVIALVAVFILRSRRVKALRRVEGSMMAFTYRDMQSMTKKFSEKLGGGGFGSVFKGSLTDATGTLVAVKKLEGVRQGEKQFRAEVSTIGTIQHVNLIRLLGFCSEGTRRLLVYEHMPNGSLDRDLFGSSSGHGVVLSWETRYQIALGIARGLHYLHEKCRDCIIHCDIKPENILLDNALVAKVADFGLAKLMGRDFSRVLTTMRGTVGYLAPEWITGTAITTKADVYSYGMMLFEIVSGRRNARQRQDNTVDFFPLLAATMLAEGELDGVVDIRLGTQVDLAEVERVCKVACWCIQDDESARPSMAMVVQVLEGLVEVSVQPVPRSLKLLTDQGNDVELFSEMPPE